In the Scyliorhinus torazame isolate Kashiwa2021f chromosome 4, sScyTor2.1, whole genome shotgun sequence genome, one interval contains:
- the LOC140411273 gene encoding zona pellucida sperm-binding protein 3-like has product MGDFGVRVLVLVFVGAVHSSDTWQRFRGQRFPWSRVNASPGPQRLPPPGPPFTSHFRVSEGQSVSPLQTVTVQCGEDKLLVWAQLDLFGTGHLIQAADLTLGSAGCRPTRIYSQNHTALFDYGLHECGSRLQMSGDFLIYSTHLSHRPEYPGSVIVRTNGALVPIECRYFRKGNVSSNPIRPTWIPFSSTRSGEGSLSFSLRLMNGDWLTERTSTVYHLGDLIHIEASVSMTNHMPLKLYIDRCVATLSPDQDSTPRYSIIDHNGCLLDSEAEDSFSTFVLPRVEREVDKLRFDLDAFRFFGDDRSLIFITCHLKVAPADRRDSRNKACTFQKMQNVWAPLEEWSIDICACCRVGNCAPRELRFGSRGRRDLVAEAESEAGLKWEAEASLGPLLILDTDVTNLAMASLNEGRMQEGPPGVESRVVLTLTVTAVSLISASLIALFLYRKRKPTLFSQ; this is encoded by the exons ATGGGGGATTTTGGAGTGAGGGTTTTGGTCCTGGTGTTTGTTGGAGCTGTTCATTCCTCTGATACTTGGCAACGGTTTCGAGGGCAGAGGTTTCCGTGGAGCAGAGTCAACGCCTCCCCTGGGCCTCAGCGACTCCCTCCTCCTGGGCCTCCCTTTACTTCCCATTTCCGTGTGTCTGAGGGTCAAAGTGTGTCTCCGCTGCAGACTGTGACGGTGCAGTGCGGAGAGGACAAGCTGCTGGTCTGGGCCCAGCTGGATTTATTTGGAACCGGGCACCTGATTCAAGCTGCTGACCTGACCCTGGGGTCAGCAGGCTGTCGGCCAACCAGGATCTACTCTCAGAACCACACTGCCCTCTTTGACTATGGACTCCATGAGTGTGGCAGCAGATTGCAG ATGTCTGGAGATTTCCTGATCTACTCCACCCACCTGAGCCACCGCCCAGAGTATCCTGGATCTGTCATTGTGAGAACGAATGGAGCGCTCGTTCCCATTGAGTGTCGTTACTTTAG GAAGGGCAATGTGAGCAGTAACCCCATCAGGCCCACCTGGATCCCATTCAGCTCCACCAGGTCTGGAGAAGGGAGTCTGTCATTCTCCCTGCGCCTAATGAATG GGGACTGGCTTACAGAGCGCACTTCCACTGTCTACCACCTGGGTGACCTCATTCACATCGAGGCCTCGGTGTCCATGACCAACCACATGCCCCTGAAGCTCTACATTGACCGCTGTGTAGCTACATTGAGCCCAGACCAGGACTCCACCCCGAGGTACAGCATCATTGACCACAATGG TTGCCTCCTGGACAGCGAAGCTGAAGACTCCTTTTCGACCTTTGTGTTGCCAAGAGTCGAGCGGGAGGTGGACAAGCTCCGGTTTGACCTGGATGCGTTCCGTTTCTTTGGAGATGACCGTTCCTTG ATTTTCATCACCTGCCACCTGAAAGTAGCTCCTGCAGATCGGAGAGATTCCAGGAACAAAGCTTGTACTTTCCAGAAGATGCAGaatgt TTGGGCCCCATTGGAGGAATGGAGCATTGACATTTGTGCCTGTTGCCGTGTGGGTAACTGTGCcccgcgggagctgcgattcggatcCAGAGGAAGGAGAGATCTTGTAGCTGAAGCTG AGAGTGAAGCTGGATTGAAGTGGGAGGCTGAGGCCTCACTCGGACCCCTGCTCATTCTGGACACCGATGTGACCAACCTGGCGATGGCCTCCCTGAATGAGGGAAGGATGCAGGAGGGGCCTCCAG GTGTGGAGTCTCGCGTGGTCCTGACCCTGACTGTGACGGCCGTCTCTCTCATCTCTGCTTCATTGATCGCCTTGTTCCTGTACAGGAAACGTAAACCAACTCTGTTCAGCCAGTGA